A stretch of the Rhodospirillales bacterium genome encodes the following:
- the secG gene encoding preprotein translocase subunit SecG, with the protein MTTVILVVHLILAIALIGVILIQRSEGGGLGIGGGGGMGGFMTGRSTANLLSRTTAILAAGFMATSITLALLANVKRAPTSILDQPASPTAPAAPQAPQAPLAR; encoded by the coding sequence ATGACCACCGTCATTCTCGTCGTCCATCTCATCCTCGCCATCGCGCTGATCGGCGTGATCCTGATTCAGCGCAGCGAAGGCGGCGGGCTCGGCATCGGCGGCGGGGGCGGCATGGGCGGCTTCATGACCGGCCGGTCGACCGCCAATCTCTTGAGCCGCACCACCGCGATCCTCGCCGCCGGATTCATGGCAACCAGCATCACGCTCGCGCTGCTCGCCAACGTCAAACGCGCACCGACGTCGATTCTCGATCAGCCCGCGTCGCCGACCGCGCCGGCGGCGCCGCAGGCCCCGCAAGCGCCGCTCGCGCGCTGA
- a CDS encoding CTP synthase yields the protein MTRFIFITGGVVSSLGKGLASAALGALLQARGYKVRLRKLDPYINVDPGTMSPYQHGEVYVTDDGAETDLDLGHYERFTGVASRRSDNITTGRIYSDVIARERRGDYLGATIQVIPHITDRIKQFIVDDLDGEDFVLCEIGGTVGDIEGLPFLEAIRQLGNELGRERAMYVHLTLVPYIPSAGEIKTKPTQHSVKELLSVGIQPDILLVRTDRPIPEGERKKIALFCNVRREAVIPALDMKTIYAVPLALHEEGLDAEVCRYFRLTPPAPDLTRWRTIVDRVLKPEGEVTIAVVGKYTGLLDAYKSLAEALAHGGIANNVRVRMNWIDSEIFERGDSVQHLEDVHGILVPGGFGERGAEGKIAAARFARERRVPYFGICFGMQMAVIEAARNLAGIQGASSTEFGPCPEPVVGMMTEWIKGETREKRSAGGDMGGTMRLGAYPCRLSPNSRARAIYAQDLISERHRHRYEVNVHYLPRLEKTGLLFSGMSPDGQLPEIVEIPEHPWFIGVQFHPELKSKPFEPHPLFTSFIQAAVNQARLV from the coding sequence ATGACCCGGTTCATTTTCATCACCGGCGGCGTGGTCTCTTCTCTCGGAAAAGGCTTGGCCTCCGCGGCTCTCGGGGCCCTTCTCCAGGCGCGCGGCTACAAGGTGCGCCTGCGCAAGCTCGACCCCTACATCAACGTCGATCCGGGGACCATGAGCCCCTACCAGCACGGGGAGGTCTATGTCACCGACGACGGCGCCGAGACCGATCTCGACCTCGGCCATTACGAGCGCTTCACCGGCGTCGCCTCGCGTCGTAGCGACAACATCACCACCGGGCGCATCTATTCCGACGTCATCGCCCGCGAGCGGCGCGGCGATTACCTCGGCGCCACCATCCAGGTCATTCCCCACATCACCGACCGCATCAAGCAATTCATCGTCGACGATCTCGACGGCGAGGATTTCGTCTTGTGCGAGATCGGCGGCACGGTCGGCGACATCGAGGGCCTGCCGTTCCTCGAGGCGATCCGCCAGCTCGGCAACGAATTGGGCCGCGAGCGGGCGATGTACGTGCACCTGACCTTGGTGCCGTACATCCCGTCGGCGGGCGAGATCAAGACCAAGCCGACCCAACATTCGGTCAAGGAGCTGCTCAGCGTCGGCATCCAGCCGGACATTTTGCTGGTGCGCACCGATCGCCCGATTCCCGAGGGCGAGCGCAAGAAGATCGCGCTTTTCTGCAACGTACGACGCGAAGCGGTGATTCCGGCGCTCGACATGAAGACCATCTACGCGGTGCCGCTCGCGCTGCACGAGGAAGGGTTGGACGCCGAGGTCTGCCGCTATTTCCGCCTGACCCCGCCCGCGCCGGACCTGACGCGCTGGCGCACCATCGTCGATCGCGTACTCAAGCCGGAAGGCGAGGTGACCATCGCCGTGGTCGGCAAGTACACCGGACTCCTCGACGCCTACAAGTCGCTGGCAGAGGCCTTGGCCCACGGCGGCATCGCCAACAACGTACGCGTGCGCATGAACTGGATCGATTCCGAGATTTTCGAACGCGGGGATTCGGTCCAGCACCTGGAAGACGTGCACGGGATTCTCGTTCCCGGCGGCTTCGGCGAGCGCGGCGCCGAAGGCAAGATCGCCGCCGCCCGCTTCGCGCGCGAGCGGCGGGTGCCTTATTTCGGCATCTGCTTCGGGATGCAGATGGCGGTGATCGAGGCGGCCCGCAACCTCGCCGGCATCCAGGGGGCGTCCTCGACCGAATTCGGCCCGTGCCCGGAACCCGTGGTCGGCATGATGACCGAATGGATCAAGGGCGAAACCCGCGAAAAACGATCGGCCGGGGGCGATATGGGCGGCACCATGCGCTTGGGCGCGTATCCCTGCCGGCTCAGCCCCAACAGCCGGGCGCGCGCCATTTACGCCCAGGACTTGATCTCGGAACGCCACCGCCACCGCTACGAGGTGAACGTCCATTACCTGCCCAGACTCGAAAAGACCGGGCTTCTGTTTTCGGGCATGTCGCCCGACGGCCAGTTGCCCGAGATCGTCGAAATCCCCGAGCACCCCTGGTTCATCGGCGTCCAGTTCCACCCCGAACTGAAATCGAAGCCGTTCGAGCCGCACCCCTTGTTCACGTCCTTCATCCAGGCCGCCGTCAACCAGGCACGGTTGGTGTAG
- a CDS encoding CopG family transcriptional regulator, giving the protein MKTTLNIDDGVMRELKREAARRGETMSSLVEAGIRLVLKKEPPTKKLPPLPSFASGGALVDYADREALYRAMEEDDDKWARLYGPKKNK; this is encoded by the coding sequence ATGAAGACGACCCTCAACATCGACGACGGCGTGATGCGCGAGCTGAAGCGCGAGGCGGCCCGGCGCGGAGAAACCATGTCCTCCCTGGTCGAGGCGGGAATTCGCCTCGTGCTCAAGAAGGAGCCGCCCACCAAGAAGCTTCCGCCGCTGCCCAGCTTCGCGAGCGGCGGGGCGCTGGTCGATTACGCCGACCGGGAAGCGCTTTACCGGGCGATGGAAGAAGACGACGACAAGTGGGCCCGGCTTTACGGCCCAAAGAAAAATAAATAA
- a CDS encoding PIN domain-containing protein: MFVVDTNVLIDAADRDSPFHAPCRKWLETWRNQTSAWFLTLGVCYEFMRVVTHRRALKQPWSATDAWSFVSGILASPGVSLLAPTERHARVAEEVFAETPGLSGNIIHDAATAVLMREHGLRTIYSRDADFHRFRFLEVIDPTA, translated from the coding sequence ATGTTCGTCGTCGATACCAACGTGCTGATCGACGCGGCGGATCGGGATTCTCCCTTCCATGCCCCGTGCCGGAAATGGCTCGAAACCTGGCGGAATCAGACATCCGCCTGGTTCCTGACCTTAGGCGTTTGCTACGAGTTCATGCGGGTCGTGACCCATCGTCGCGCGCTCAAGCAACCTTGGAGCGCCACCGACGCCTGGAGTTTCGTTTCGGGGATTCTGGCTTCGCCCGGGGTTTCGTTGCTGGCCCCGACCGAGCGGCACGCCCGCGTCGCCGAAGAAGTATTCGCGGAAACTCCCGGGCTTTCCGGCAATATCATCCATGACGCGGCGACCGCCGTGCTGATGCGCGAGCATGGCCTCCGCACCATCTACTCGCGGGACGCGGATTTCCACCGCTTCCGCTTCCTCGAAGTCATCGACCCCACGGCCTAA